From Streptomyces zhihengii, the proteins below share one genomic window:
- a CDS encoding FAD-dependent oxidoreductase has protein sequence MARVAVIGGGISGLGTALMLGRRGHPVTLFEQEPRQAGEDLHRDFFHWPRPRTPQAVHPHSLLAPVRRVLLAEAPDVHADLLARGAREWHEFDWFDEHPPRRSGDEELVTLRARRIVLEAALTAAVRREASVEVRTGSRVEALALRMDAPARVTGVVTGGRTHRADLVVDASGRRSPVPAWLRAAGCRPPVVDSHRTGIAYVCRWYRLRPDGPRDPGRVKTGSASPFAFAGVFPSDGDTFAVSVVLSTDDPTRGALRDPAVFEAVARRFPATAAWLGLDPEPQSPVLFMAGLDNRWTALADAAGPVVTGLVAAGDSLIHTNPTFGHGTALGLIAAQHLAAHADGIAADPADYHAWTRRTLRPWFDEQVTADTTNGRRLAEGSPPTDRRAAARTACAFDDPVVMRARAQVRHLVLPADAAYGTEEIDRHVTAWLTARPDFVPTYDGPTRAEWDALVPA, from the coding sequence GTGGCGCGGGTTGCGGTGATCGGCGGGGGAATCAGCGGGCTCGGCACGGCCCTGATGCTCGGTCGGCGGGGCCACCCCGTCACCCTGTTCGAACAGGAGCCGCGGCAGGCCGGCGAGGACCTTCACCGGGACTTCTTCCACTGGCCCAGGCCCCGCACCCCGCAGGCCGTCCACCCCCACTCGCTGCTCGCCCCGGTGCGCCGGGTGCTGCTCGCCGAGGCCCCCGACGTCCACGCGGACCTGCTGGCCCGCGGAGCCCGGGAGTGGCACGAGTTCGACTGGTTCGACGAGCATCCGCCGCGCCGGTCCGGCGACGAGGAACTGGTGACCCTGCGCGCACGCCGCATCGTGCTGGAGGCCGCGCTCACGGCGGCGGTCCGCCGGGAGGCATCCGTCGAGGTGCGCACGGGCAGCCGGGTGGAGGCCCTCGCCCTGCGGATGGACGCCCCGGCCCGGGTCACCGGCGTCGTGACGGGCGGCCGCACCCACCGGGCGGACCTCGTCGTCGACGCCTCCGGCCGCCGCTCCCCGGTCCCCGCCTGGCTGCGGGCGGCCGGCTGCCGGCCGCCCGTCGTCGACAGCCACCGCACCGGGATCGCCTACGTCTGCCGCTGGTACCGCCTCCGCCCGGACGGCCCCCGTGACCCCGGGCGCGTGAAGACCGGCTCGGCGTCACCGTTCGCGTTCGCCGGTGTCTTCCCGTCCGACGGCGACACCTTCGCGGTGAGCGTGGTGCTCTCCACGGACGACCCCACCCGCGGCGCGCTCCGCGACCCTGCGGTCTTCGAGGCCGTCGCCCGCCGCTTCCCCGCCACCGCCGCCTGGCTCGGCCTGGACCCCGAACCGCAGTCGCCGGTCCTGTTCATGGCGGGCCTGGACAACCGCTGGACCGCCCTCGCCGACGCGGCGGGTCCGGTCGTCACCGGTCTGGTCGCGGCCGGTGACAGCCTCATCCACACCAACCCGACCTTCGGCCACGGCACGGCCCTCGGCCTGATCGCCGCCCAGCACCTCGCCGCCCACGCCGACGGCATCGCCGCGGACCCGGCGGACTACCACGCCTGGACGCGCCGGACCCTCCGCCCGTGGTTCGACGAACAGGTGACGGCCGACACCACGAACGGGCGACGCCTCGCCGAGGGCTCCCCGCCCACGGACCGCCGGGCCGCCGCCCGCACCGCCTGCGCCTTCGACGACCCCGTCGTCATGCGCGCCCGCGCCCAGGTCCGGCACCTCGTCCTGCCGGCCGACGCGGCCTACGGCACCGAGGAGATCGACCGCCACGTCACCGCCTGGCTCACCGCCCGGCCGGACTTCGTCCCAACGTACGACGGCCCGACCCGCGCGGAGTGGGACGCCCTCGTGCCCGCCTGA
- a CDS encoding antitoxin has translation MSMMDKLKNMLKGHEDQAGKGVDKAGDMVDEKTQGKYSGQVDSAQDRMKQQFGGGEQDKPPSQ, from the coding sequence ATGTCCATGATGGACAAGCTCAAGAACATGCTCAAGGGCCACGAGGATCAGGCCGGCAAGGGCGTCGACAAGGCCGGAGACATGGTCGACGAGAAGACCCAGGGCAAGTACTCGGGCCAGGTCGACTCCGCCCAGGACCGCATGAAGCAGCAGTTCGGCGGCGGGGAGCAGGACAAGCCGCCCTCGCAGTGA
- a CDS encoding hydroxyacid dehydrogenase, whose translation MHSDLAARLIDGPTMRRLTGLADLDPSLVADDFGAPAAAAALREAEVLISCWGCPPLTGEVLDRAPRLRTVIHAAGSVKHHITDACWRRGITVTSAAWANALPVAEYTVAFVLLAGKDLLRIRDDYRDRRAVHDWQAAYATAGNYRRTVGVVGASRIGRRVLELLRPHDLELLVHDPYLLPGEAERLGARAVELDELCSRSDVVSVHAPELPATRHLLSRDRLALLRTGATLINTSRGSLVDQDALTEELVSGRLDAVLDVTVPEVLPPGSPLYGLPNVLLTPHIAGSLGNELHRMAAAAADELERYVTGRPFAHPVSAEEWERSA comes from the coding sequence ATGCACTCCGATCTCGCGGCCAGGCTGATCGACGGGCCGACGATGCGCCGGCTGACCGGCCTCGCCGATCTCGACCCGTCGCTGGTGGCCGACGACTTCGGCGCCCCTGCGGCGGCGGCCGCCCTGCGCGAGGCCGAGGTCCTGATCAGCTGCTGGGGCTGCCCGCCGCTGACCGGCGAGGTGCTGGACCGGGCGCCCCGGCTGCGCACCGTGATCCACGCCGCCGGATCCGTCAAGCACCACATCACGGACGCCTGCTGGCGCCGGGGCATCACCGTCACCTCCGCGGCCTGGGCCAACGCCCTGCCCGTGGCCGAGTACACCGTCGCCTTCGTGCTCCTCGCGGGCAAGGACCTGCTGCGGATCCGCGACGACTACCGGGACCGCCGGGCCGTCCACGACTGGCAGGCCGCCTACGCCACGGCGGGCAACTACCGCAGGACCGTGGGCGTGGTGGGCGCCTCCCGGATCGGCCGCCGGGTGCTGGAACTGCTGCGGCCGCACGACCTGGAGCTGCTGGTGCACGACCCGTACCTGCTCCCGGGAGAGGCCGAGCGGCTCGGCGCGAGGGCCGTGGAGCTGGACGAACTGTGCTCCCGCAGCGACGTGGTGAGCGTGCACGCGCCCGAACTGCCCGCCACCCGCCATCTGCTGAGCCGCGACCGGCTGGCGCTGCTGCGGACCGGGGCGACGCTGATCAACACGTCCCGGGGGTCGCTGGTGGACCAGGACGCGCTCACCGAGGAGCTGGTGTCGGGGCGCCTCGACGCGGTCCTGGACGTGACCGTGCCCGAGGTGCTGCCGCCCGGCTCGCCCCTCTACGGGCTGCCCAACGTGCTGCTCACCCCGCACATCGCCGGCTCGCTGGGCAACGAGCTCCACCGGATGGCGGCCGCGGCCGCCGACGAACTGGAGCGGTACGTGACCGGCCGCCCCTTCGCCCACCCCGTCTCGGCCGAGGAGTGGGAGCGCTCCGCCTGA
- a CDS encoding carbohydrate ABC transporter permease, giving the protein MSKAAVNGVLLLATLYMVLPLVWLVTAAAKNTGDLLGGRTLTPDRWHLGQNLADLAATGDGIYFRWYLNSLLYAGVGAVLCAFICVAAGYAFHVYRFPGKEKLFGLVLLGVLVPTTALALPMYLLASKAGVVNTFWAVFVPSLVNPFGVYLARVFCRGYIPGEVLEAARMDGAGELRTFWSIGLRMVMPGFVTICLFQFTAIWNNFFLPLVMLSDTELFPVSLGLYAWNTQTRAFPEYYPMVVTGSLLAVVPLVVAFVGLQRFWKAGMTAGAVK; this is encoded by the coding sequence ATGTCGAAGGCCGCCGTCAACGGCGTCCTGCTGCTGGCCACGCTCTACATGGTGCTGCCGCTGGTGTGGCTGGTGACCGCGGCCGCCAAGAACACCGGTGACCTGCTCGGCGGCCGGACCCTCACCCCCGACCGCTGGCACCTGGGGCAGAACCTCGCCGACCTGGCCGCCACCGGGGACGGGATCTACTTCCGCTGGTACCTCAACTCGCTGCTGTACGCGGGAGTCGGCGCCGTGCTCTGCGCCTTCATCTGCGTCGCCGCCGGCTACGCCTTCCACGTGTACCGCTTCCCCGGCAAGGAGAAGCTGTTCGGCCTGGTCCTGCTGGGCGTCCTCGTGCCGACCACGGCGCTGGCCCTGCCCATGTACCTGCTCGCCTCGAAGGCCGGGGTCGTCAACACCTTCTGGGCCGTCTTCGTGCCCTCGCTGGTCAATCCGTTCGGGGTCTACCTCGCCCGGGTCTTCTGCCGCGGATACATTCCCGGGGAGGTGCTGGAGGCCGCGCGGATGGACGGCGCCGGGGAACTGCGCACCTTCTGGTCGATCGGGCTGCGGATGGTGATGCCGGGCTTCGTCACCATCTGCCTGTTCCAGTTCACCGCCATCTGGAACAACTTCTTCCTGCCGCTGGTGATGCTCTCCGACACCGAGCTCTTCCCGGTGAGCCTCGGCCTGTACGCGTGGAACACCCAGACCCGCGCCTTCCCCGAGTACTACCCCATGGTCGTGACCGGCTCGCTGCTCGCCGTCGTGCCGCTGGTCGTCGCCTTCGTCGGACTCCAGCGCTTCTGGAAGGCGGGCATGACCGCCGGGGCGGTCAAGTGA